Proteins co-encoded in one Arthrobacter alpinus genomic window:
- a CDS encoding GAF domain-containing protein codes for MSNGRVLEASDTTADGQLKVGLVQDSDADKAAPLLPATASTRIEDLLREFVDRAGELLSTQERMRGLLEAVVSVAEDLSLDAVLERVVKSACTLLDARYAALGVIGEDQSLSHFITVGIDQELITKIGPLPTGHGVLGLLTSDPHPLRLHDLHDHPASYGFPEDHPPMVTFLGVPVRVRGKVFGNLYLTEKAGGEDFTAEDEELAVALAAAAGVAIENARLFEDARRRSRWLEVCMDVTGKMMDDERNITESSLDMIAATALVESDSALTMIGVSSAGGPELYVAAAAGERAPLLVGRSLALDSPAIAEVLRTGVPTVFEDAADLLGAEDGMAFGPIIVIALGTEGANLGLLILARSQGSGSYSKVVVEMSAIFGSHVALALELARTHRLREQILVFTDRDRIARDLHDVVIQRLFAAGLSVQSLQRFITDKTASQRIRAVTTELDETIRDLRNTIYSLRVSSGETELLSDLILRTVRNAAKTLTFAPRLNLAGPIDSAISEETAKHLLAVLSEGLSNVVRHADAGAIEVFVDVTAEYVSVTIDDDGIGVGDVVHRSGLHNMEQRAEILHGTFVLESCEKTGTRLIWSVPAEDAH; via the coding sequence GTGAGTAATGGCCGGGTTCTTGAGGCTTCTGACACAACGGCCGATGGTCAACTGAAGGTGGGTCTGGTGCAGGATTCTGATGCGGACAAGGCGGCGCCGTTGTTGCCGGCCACTGCAAGTACTCGGATCGAGGACTTACTGCGGGAGTTTGTAGACCGGGCGGGCGAATTGCTTTCCACACAGGAAAGGATGCGCGGCTTACTGGAGGCCGTGGTTTCCGTGGCAGAGGATCTCAGTCTGGATGCGGTTTTGGAGAGGGTTGTGAAATCTGCCTGCACACTTCTGGACGCCCGCTACGCAGCGCTGGGAGTCATTGGTGAAGATCAGTCGCTGAGTCACTTCATTACCGTTGGCATAGATCAGGAACTCATAACTAAGATTGGTCCCTTACCCACCGGACACGGTGTCCTCGGACTGCTGACAAGCGACCCTCACCCGTTGCGGCTGCACGACTTGCACGATCACCCTGCCTCCTACGGTTTCCCGGAAGACCACCCTCCCATGGTGACCTTTCTGGGTGTCCCCGTCCGTGTCAGGGGAAAGGTGTTTGGGAACCTGTATCTGACGGAAAAGGCCGGCGGTGAAGACTTCACAGCCGAGGATGAGGAACTTGCCGTGGCTCTGGCCGCCGCGGCAGGGGTCGCCATTGAAAATGCTCGCTTGTTTGAAGACGCCAGACGCCGTTCGCGTTGGCTGGAAGTATGCATGGATGTCACTGGCAAGATGATGGATGACGAACGCAACATCACTGAAAGCAGTCTGGATATGATTGCTGCCACCGCTTTGGTGGAGTCGGATTCTGCTCTGACGATGATTGGGGTCTCCTCAGCGGGGGGACCTGAGTTATATGTTGCTGCAGCCGCTGGCGAGCGAGCGCCCCTCTTGGTTGGCCGCTCGTTGGCTTTGGACTCGCCGGCAATTGCGGAGGTATTGCGGACGGGCGTCCCTACTGTGTTTGAAGATGCTGCTGACCTGCTTGGTGCCGAGGACGGGATGGCGTTTGGGCCCATCATTGTGATTGCCTTGGGGACCGAAGGCGCGAATCTGGGCTTGTTGATCCTGGCGCGCAGCCAAGGATCTGGCAGCTATTCCAAGGTCGTGGTGGAGATGAGCGCCATATTTGGCTCTCACGTTGCGTTGGCCTTGGAACTGGCAAGGACTCACCGGTTGCGTGAACAGATCCTGGTTTTCACGGATCGTGACCGTATTGCTAGGGATTTGCACGATGTGGTCATTCAGCGCCTTTTCGCCGCAGGCCTGAGCGTTCAGAGTTTGCAGCGGTTTATTACGGACAAGACGGCGTCCCAGCGAATTAGGGCTGTCACCACAGAACTTGACGAAACCATTCGGGACTTGCGGAACACCATTTATTCGTTGCGGGTCAGCTCGGGTGAAACCGAGTTGCTGAGCGACCTGATCCTGAGGACGGTTCGCAATGCCGCCAAAACGCTTACCTTCGCTCCCCGGTTGAATTTAGCTGGGCCCATAGACTCGGCGATTTCTGAGGAAACAGCTAAGCACCTGCTGGCGGTGCTGTCCGAAGGGTTGAGCAACGTGGTGCGGCATGCCGACGCGGGGGCAATTGAGGTTTTCGTTGACGTCACAGCCGAGTACGTGAGCGTCACTATTGACGACGACGGGATTGGGGTGGGCGATGTGGTTCACCGAAGCGGGCTACACAACATGGAACAGCGGGCCGAGATTTTGCACGGAACCTTTGTCCTAGAGAGCTGCGAAAAAACTGGAACCCGG
- a CDS encoding pyridoxamine 5'-phosphate oxidase family protein: MTINTPPSGPTPVIESLTKDQCWELLREQVIGRLALVVEDHPEIFPVNYAVCNDSLVFRTAAGTKLYGSTSNTSVAFEIDGYDPSTEQAWSVVLRGTVLAIKAGSGRAESEIFTLEPWQDGIKNHLMRILPLNLSGRRFKVTKPDIWRTPLSDARRASFE; the protein is encoded by the coding sequence ATGACTATTAATACGCCACCGTCAGGGCCTACACCGGTGATTGAGTCGCTCACTAAGGACCAATGCTGGGAATTGCTGCGTGAACAGGTCATTGGGCGTCTGGCTCTTGTGGTTGAAGATCACCCCGAGATTTTTCCCGTCAATTATGCAGTGTGCAACGATTCTCTGGTCTTCCGAACTGCCGCAGGCACCAAACTCTACGGCTCAACTAGCAACACATCTGTTGCCTTCGAAATTGATGGCTACGATCCCTCAACAGAGCAGGCTTGGAGCGTAGTTCTGCGAGGCACGGTGCTTGCGATCAAGGCTGGCTCCGGACGTGCCGAGTCGGAAATTTTCACACTTGAGCCATGGCAAGACGGCATCAAGAACCACTTGATGCGGATCCTGCCCCTGAACCTCAGCGGCCGGAGGTTCAAGGTCACAAAGCCTGACATTTGGCGCACACCTTTGTCCGACGCACGGCGTGCTTCCTTCGAATAG
- a CDS encoding universal stress protein: protein MVGVDGSPASRAALEWAARRAQLQKLPLLLVHAVPNYLVSAESVEYQSYRASLLSMLDSEANSVHEFAPAVEVRSSLHFGVPAQVLAELSARSAMVVIGTDRAGDVHGGGFGTLNFQLAMVGRCPVAVIPARPCPVTAGVVVGIDGSPESMAAAYFAAAEAAHTQQELTVICVSHSPARWVDPRADGFGRTEQIGTQGRVILEAVVAAVRARHIHLTVLGRFVQQNVPARVLIEAGKGAAMLVVGSRGSGAAHHAFMGSATQELLLHVPCPVVLTQQEEAGLAAQQYKVHGAGEDTLVPAQISPRCL from the coding sequence ATGGTGGGGGTGGATGGTTCACCCGCCAGTCGGGCTGCCCTCGAATGGGCAGCGCGACGGGCCCAGCTACAAAAACTGCCCCTGCTGCTGGTCCACGCAGTTCCGAATTACTTGGTCTCAGCAGAGAGCGTTGAATACCAGAGCTACCGGGCGTCCCTGTTGAGCATGCTGGACAGTGAAGCCAACAGTGTGCATGAGTTTGCCCCTGCCGTGGAGGTGCGCAGCAGCCTCCATTTTGGCGTGCCTGCGCAAGTGTTGGCAGAACTTTCTGCCCGGTCCGCCATGGTGGTGATCGGAACAGACAGGGCGGGCGATGTTCATGGTGGGGGATTCGGTACGCTCAATTTTCAACTTGCCATGGTCGGGCGATGTCCCGTGGCAGTTATCCCGGCGCGGCCGTGTCCCGTGACTGCCGGCGTCGTGGTTGGTATTGATGGTTCCCCCGAATCGATGGCCGCAGCATATTTTGCCGCCGCGGAGGCTGCACATACTCAGCAGGAGCTCACCGTCATTTGTGTCTCGCATTCCCCGGCAAGGTGGGTGGATCCCAGGGCCGACGGATTCGGGAGGACCGAGCAGATTGGCACGCAGGGACGCGTGATCTTGGAAGCTGTTGTGGCCGCTGTTCGTGCCCGGCACATACACCTCACAGTTCTCGGTCGATTCGTGCAGCAGAATGTGCCGGCTCGGGTGCTGATCGAGGCAGGGAAAGGTGCCGCCATGCTCGTGGTGGGAAGCCGCGGCAGTGGAGCCGCGCACCACGCTTTCATGGGCTCCGCCACCCAAGAGTTGCTGTTGCATGTCCCATGCCCCGTTGTCCTTACCCAACAGGAAGAGGCGGGCCTAGCCGCCCAACAGTACAAGGTCCACGGGGCAGGCGAGGACACGCTTGTGCCGGCGCAGATTTCCCCACGATGCCTCTAG
- the mgtA gene encoding magnesium-translocating P-type ATPase: protein MIPSATVEAAKLTQHSIAGTIHLSVEEVLLELGSTQRGLGGNEAARRLSVVGPNALRTHKASPWVVLGRQLRSPILILLIVTAGLSLFLGDATNSVVIAVILLVSVGLGFSNEFRAERAAEALHSRVTHTVVVLRDGTACQIDVVNLVPGDVVRLGLGAIIPADIRLLDAQDLLCDESILTGESLPAEKDPAPILGVVPLGEMSCCLFMGTVVQSGSCAGVVVATGSRAEFGKVALGLGERQPQTEFQNGLKRFSFLLLQVAVVLTTLIFIANLLLGRPLLDSLLFSLAIAVGITPQLLPAVVSTCLAAGTRALAKRKVLVKRLVCIEDLGDMDVLVTDKTGTLTEGHISFTFAVPVRSDVSKAELFALGLISTEADYSQGAVSTVGANPLDAALWAASGARDFAPGSEKRLDIIPFDHQRRMTSVLMDESGRQQIVTKGSPEDVMALCRDIPPHAQSLLDEQYDAGARVIAVASRQVVGMSALEPADERALMLAGFLVFLDKAKANAKESLEELAALGITVKIATGDNAKVAEKVCRDLGLVSGGTLTGVQIDDLNDAELGTAVTKTSIFARVSPEQKARIIKQLRHQGRAVGFLGDGVNDALALHHADVGISVESATDVAKDAADIVLMDKDLGVLAEGVREGRRIFANTIKYVLMGTSSNFGNMFSAATASVVLSFLPMLPGQILLNNLLYDTGQLAIPGDRVDKEQLQAPSHWDIAFIRRFMLLFGPISSLFDFATFALMLFVFNAVPGEFRAGWFIESIATQTLIIFAIRTRRVPFLRSRPSTGLLLASVGVVALGIYLPLSPLGPVLGFDPLPVPFFLALLVMAVVYLVLVEVAKSWFFARPLQQLPVVRHRGTEHHIHRRAARFSVPDPLASL from the coding sequence ATGATCCCGTCCGCAACAGTTGAGGCGGCGAAGTTAACACAACATTCCATCGCAGGAACCATCCACCTCAGCGTCGAAGAAGTTCTGCTTGAGCTTGGGTCAACGCAGCGCGGTCTTGGCGGTAACGAAGCAGCTCGCCGGCTGAGTGTTGTTGGCCCCAACGCGTTGCGCACGCACAAGGCCAGTCCGTGGGTGGTGCTGGGGCGGCAACTTCGCAGTCCCATCTTAATCCTTTTGATTGTTACGGCAGGGCTGTCCTTGTTCTTGGGGGATGCCACGAATTCGGTAGTCATTGCTGTCATCTTGTTGGTGAGTGTCGGTTTGGGGTTCAGCAATGAATTTCGTGCCGAACGTGCTGCCGAGGCTCTTCATTCACGCGTCACGCACACGGTTGTGGTCCTTCGGGACGGTACCGCCTGCCAAATCGATGTGGTGAATCTAGTGCCCGGTGATGTGGTCCGCCTGGGGTTGGGTGCGATCATCCCTGCGGACATCAGATTGCTCGATGCGCAGGACCTCTTGTGTGATGAGAGCATCCTGACGGGGGAGTCCCTGCCGGCGGAGAAGGATCCTGCACCAATTTTAGGGGTGGTCCCCCTAGGCGAGATGTCCTGCTGTCTCTTCATGGGGACGGTGGTGCAGTCCGGCAGCTGCGCAGGAGTCGTCGTCGCCACCGGCAGTCGTGCGGAGTTTGGCAAAGTCGCCTTGGGGCTGGGGGAGCGTCAGCCACAAACGGAATTCCAGAATGGCCTCAAACGGTTCTCGTTCCTGCTCTTGCAGGTGGCTGTTGTCCTGACAACTCTGATCTTCATCGCCAACCTGCTGCTGGGGCGACCTCTTCTGGATTCGCTGCTCTTCTCACTCGCAATAGCTGTTGGCATCACGCCGCAGCTGCTGCCCGCCGTCGTAAGTACCTGTCTGGCCGCTGGTACCCGGGCACTGGCCAAGAGGAAAGTGCTGGTCAAGCGGCTGGTGTGCATTGAGGATCTCGGTGACATGGACGTGCTTGTCACGGACAAAACCGGCACGCTCACGGAAGGGCACATCAGTTTTACCTTCGCAGTGCCCGTCCGTTCTGATGTGTCGAAGGCCGAACTTTTTGCTTTGGGGCTTATCTCAACGGAGGCCGATTACTCGCAGGGGGCTGTCTCCACAGTGGGTGCGAACCCGCTGGATGCTGCGCTCTGGGCTGCTTCCGGGGCGCGTGACTTTGCCCCTGGCAGTGAGAAACGGCTCGATATCATTCCTTTTGACCACCAACGTCGCATGACCAGCGTTCTGATGGATGAGAGTGGGCGTCAGCAGATTGTCACCAAGGGCTCTCCCGAGGATGTCATGGCTTTGTGTAGAGATATCCCGCCTCATGCGCAGTCGCTCTTGGATGAACAGTACGACGCCGGGGCGCGGGTTATTGCGGTGGCCTCGCGGCAGGTGGTGGGTATGAGTGCACTAGAACCCGCTGATGAGCGGGCACTGATGTTGGCTGGTTTCCTCGTTTTTTTGGATAAGGCCAAGGCCAATGCCAAAGAATCGTTGGAGGAGCTGGCGGCTCTGGGCATTACCGTCAAAATTGCGACAGGTGATAACGCCAAGGTTGCCGAGAAAGTGTGCAGGGATCTGGGTTTGGTCTCTGGGGGAACGCTTACCGGAGTCCAGATTGATGACCTGAACGATGCCGAACTCGGGACTGCGGTGACGAAAACGAGCATTTTTGCGCGCGTCTCGCCGGAACAAAAGGCACGGATCATCAAGCAATTGCGCCATCAGGGCCGCGCCGTCGGCTTTCTTGGTGATGGCGTCAATGATGCATTGGCCTTGCACCATGCTGATGTTGGCATCTCCGTGGAGAGCGCCACAGACGTGGCTAAGGATGCTGCGGACATTGTCCTGATGGATAAGGACTTGGGTGTTTTGGCTGAAGGGGTCAGGGAAGGTCGGCGAATCTTTGCCAACACCATCAAGTACGTGCTGATGGGGACCTCAAGTAATTTCGGCAATATGTTTAGCGCCGCAACAGCGTCAGTGGTGTTGAGTTTTCTGCCCATGCTGCCTGGACAAATCCTGCTCAACAACTTGCTTTATGACACCGGGCAACTGGCCATCCCCGGGGACCGCGTCGATAAGGAACAACTACAGGCTCCTTCACATTGGGATATCGCGTTCATTCGCCGTTTCATGCTCTTGTTCGGTCCCATCAGCTCACTGTTCGACTTTGCGACCTTTGCCCTGATGCTGTTTGTCTTTAATGCCGTGCCCGGGGAGTTCCGGGCAGGTTGGTTTATTGAATCCATCGCCACCCAGACACTGATCATTTTCGCCATCAGAACCCGCCGAGTGCCGTTCCTGCGCAGCCGCCCCTCCACAGGGTTGCTGTTGGCTTCCGTGGGCGTGGTGGCGCTGGGCATTTACCTGCCACTGTCACCCCTTGGCCCGGTACTGGGATTTGACCCGCTACCCGTCCCGTTCTTTCTGGCCCTCTTAGTCATGGCAGTGGTCTATTTGGTGCTCGTTGAAGTGGCCAAGAGTTGGTTCTTCGCCCGGCCCCTGCAACAGCTGCCAGTGGTTCGCCACCGAGGGACCGAACATCACATTCACCGCCGGGCCGCTCGCTTCAGTGTTCCGGACCCACTCGCCTCCCTATGA
- a CDS encoding universal stress protein has product MEEKTIHEGSRIVVGVDGSPESVLALKWAQTLAHALDATITAVTAWHLETVFGSYIVPDWDPDEGAHQILKDAVQEAFGGNPPEGFSGVCVRGTPARVLMEHSKSAQMLIVGSRGHGGFAGMLLGSVSSACAEHAGCPVLVVHGERDSARVTVSATASHEDGDDPVRNS; this is encoded by the coding sequence ATGGAAGAAAAGACAATCCACGAGGGTTCGCGCATCGTGGTTGGAGTGGACGGATCACCCGAGTCTGTGCTGGCCCTGAAGTGGGCGCAAACGCTGGCGCACGCGCTGGATGCAACCATCACAGCCGTTACCGCCTGGCACCTGGAAACGGTTTTCGGCTCGTACATAGTCCCTGATTGGGACCCGGACGAGGGGGCGCACCAGATCCTCAAGGACGCCGTACAGGAGGCCTTTGGAGGCAACCCGCCCGAAGGGTTTAGCGGTGTGTGTGTTCGAGGCACGCCCGCCAGAGTGTTGATGGAGCACAGCAAGTCCGCGCAGATGCTCATTGTTGGTTCCCGTGGACATGGTGGCTTCGCGGGGATGCTGCTGGGTTCAGTCAGCTCGGCCTGCGCCGAACACGCAGGCTGTCCGGTCCTAGTGGTTCATGGCGAGAGGGACTCAGCGAGGGTGACCGTGTCGGCGACTGCGAGCCATGAGGACGGCGATGATCCCGTCCGCAACAGTTGA
- a CDS encoding phosphoketolase family protein: MNSQLAQTSHGQQSVADPTQVSEEFELLNRYWDAANYLTVAQIYLQENALLKQALTAEHIKPRLLGHWGTSPGLSLIYVHLNRLIRSTGAKVLFVAGPGHGGPAVIANLYLEGSYSEIYPRVSQDPKGLRRLIRQFSTPGGIPSHVGPPTPGSIHEGGELGYSLAHAAGAVMDNPDLIVACVVGDGEAETGPLEGAWKAPAFLNPSRDGAVLPILHLNGYKISGPTVLGRQSDEQVMALLRAHGWEPVVVSGSDPAVVHPMLAQALDSAHARILQIQEQARQHGANAPALWPAIILRTPKGWTGPDFVDGVAMEGTFRSHQVPLAGVRENPAHLAQLEAWLRSYKPETLFDAQGRLVPELADLAPDAELRMGANPWANGGLDVAPLPMRPLDNYALEVGTPGSMKHETTRPLGEMLRDIYVDTAQDPRFRLFSPDETNSNRLGAVFEVTERCMMVPARDGDDHLSPDGRVMEVLSEHLCQGWLEGYVLTGRYGLFATYEAFAMVSASMTIQHSKWLQHARELPWRKPVPSLNILLTSTCWRNDHNGFSHQGPGLIDTVLSLSGSVVRVYLPPDSNTLLAVAEHVLLSKDYVNLVVVDKQAHPQYLNLEDARKHAAAGASIWQWAGNEDAPSKRTPHSRALVGTESSITTADEPALRAQPDIVLACAGDVPTEETLAAAWLLQHHVPGLKVRVVNVMDALVLPPPDVHPHGLADPDFEKLFTTNGEVIVAWHGYARAFHQLLHGRLNPGRFHVRGYSEQGTTTTPFDMVVLNKMSRYHLALEALRRVNGHFDGAQELAEHCSAMLSNHEAYIHEHLEDLPEIRDWVWTPPAQSREAV; the protein is encoded by the coding sequence TTGAACAGCCAGCTCGCCCAAACCAGCCACGGACAGCAAAGCGTTGCCGACCCCACGCAGGTCTCGGAGGAATTTGAGCTCCTAAACCGGTACTGGGATGCTGCCAACTATTTGACGGTGGCGCAGATCTACCTTCAGGAGAATGCTCTCTTGAAGCAGGCGCTGACGGCCGAACACATCAAGCCTCGGTTGCTGGGCCATTGGGGAACCAGCCCCGGACTGTCATTGATTTACGTCCATCTAAATCGGCTCATTCGCAGTACCGGGGCCAAAGTCCTGTTCGTGGCCGGCCCCGGACATGGTGGACCGGCGGTGATTGCCAACCTGTACCTGGAGGGCAGCTACTCCGAGATCTATCCCCGCGTCAGTCAAGACCCCAAGGGGTTGCGTCGGTTGATCCGGCAGTTTTCCACCCCTGGGGGCATACCGAGTCATGTGGGTCCCCCAACACCGGGTTCCATTCATGAAGGCGGCGAGCTGGGCTATTCGCTGGCCCATGCGGCGGGTGCAGTCATGGACAACCCGGACCTGATAGTTGCGTGCGTTGTTGGCGACGGGGAAGCAGAAACCGGCCCCTTGGAGGGCGCATGGAAAGCGCCCGCCTTCCTCAACCCAAGCCGGGACGGGGCCGTGTTGCCCATACTTCACCTCAACGGCTACAAGATCTCCGGACCTACAGTTCTGGGACGCCAATCCGACGAACAAGTCATGGCACTACTTCGGGCACACGGCTGGGAGCCCGTGGTGGTCTCCGGCAGTGATCCTGCCGTGGTCCACCCCATGCTGGCTCAAGCATTGGATAGCGCGCACGCCAGGATTCTGCAGATTCAAGAGCAGGCGCGCCAGCATGGTGCCAACGCTCCGGCGCTCTGGCCGGCCATCATCCTGCGGACCCCGAAAGGGTGGACGGGCCCGGACTTTGTTGACGGCGTTGCCATGGAAGGCACTTTCCGCTCACATCAGGTGCCTTTGGCAGGAGTTCGTGAAAACCCGGCCCACCTGGCCCAGCTGGAAGCGTGGCTGCGCAGCTACAAACCCGAAACACTCTTTGACGCGCAGGGCCGGCTAGTACCCGAGCTGGCGGATCTGGCCCCCGATGCGGAGCTGCGCATGGGCGCCAACCCCTGGGCAAATGGTGGCCTGGACGTGGCGCCTCTTCCCATGCGTCCCTTGGACAATTACGCCTTGGAAGTGGGCACTCCCGGATCGATGAAACACGAGACCACAAGACCCTTGGGTGAGATGCTGCGGGATATTTACGTAGATACGGCGCAGGACCCTCGTTTTAGGCTGTTCAGTCCGGACGAGACAAACAGCAACCGTCTGGGCGCAGTTTTCGAAGTCACCGAAAGATGCATGATGGTGCCGGCACGTGACGGCGATGACCACCTGTCACCGGATGGCAGAGTCATGGAAGTCCTCTCCGAACACCTCTGCCAGGGCTGGCTTGAGGGATACGTTCTTACCGGGCGGTACGGCCTTTTCGCCACCTATGAAGCCTTCGCGATGGTGAGCGCATCCATGACTATCCAACATTCAAAGTGGCTCCAGCATGCCCGTGAACTGCCGTGGCGGAAACCCGTGCCAAGCCTAAACATTCTGCTCACCTCAACGTGTTGGCGCAACGACCATAACGGTTTCAGCCACCAGGGGCCGGGATTGATCGACACTGTTCTTTCCCTTTCTGGTTCGGTAGTCCGTGTCTACCTTCCGCCGGATTCCAACACGCTGCTGGCCGTGGCTGAACATGTCCTGCTCAGCAAGGACTACGTCAACCTGGTGGTGGTGGACAAACAGGCCCACCCCCAGTATTTGAACTTGGAGGACGCCCGCAAGCACGCAGCCGCCGGTGCGTCTATCTGGCAGTGGGCCGGAAACGAGGATGCACCCAGCAAGAGAACCCCCCACAGCAGAGCCTTGGTTGGCACCGAGTCCTCCATCACCACCGCTGACGAGCCCGCATTGCGGGCACAGCCGGATATTGTTCTGGCCTGCGCCGGCGATGTGCCGACAGAAGAGACCTTGGCAGCGGCCTGGTTACTCCAACATCATGTCCCCGGACTGAAGGTGCGCGTGGTCAATGTGATGGACGCCTTAGTGCTGCCGCCCCCGGACGTGCACCCGCACGGCCTTGCCGATCCAGACTTTGAAAAACTGTTCACGACAAACGGTGAAGTAATAGTCGCGTGGCACGGATATGCCCGCGCGTTCCATCAGCTCCTGCATGGACGCTTGAATCCAGGTAGATTCCATGTTCGGGGCTACAGCGAACAAGGAACCACCACGACTCCGTTTGACATGGTGGTACTCAACAAGATGAGCCGATACCACCTTGCCTTAGAAGCCTTGCGCCGGGTCAATGGTCACTTTGATGGCGCCCAGGAGCTGGCAGAGCACTGCAGTGCGATGCTTTCTAACCATGAAGCGTATATTCACGAGCATCTGGAGGATCTGCCGGAAATTCGGGATTGGGTCTGGACACCCCCAGCTCAGAGCCGAGAAGCAGTATGA
- a CDS encoding universal stress protein → MSIEQESATIIVGVDGSDSSIEALRQGEKLAVALGCRLIATGCWTIPTVYQVPFSLGNIDFKGTARDILDNAIERAFGLDWPENLTIELVQGSARQTLIEASRNATLLVLGRRGFGGFKGLLMGSVSAACAAHAHCPVVIVHATAV, encoded by the coding sequence ATGAGCATTGAACAAGAATCAGCCACCATCATCGTGGGTGTTGATGGATCCGATTCATCCATCGAAGCCCTCCGCCAAGGTGAAAAGCTCGCCGTTGCGCTGGGTTGCCGTCTCATAGCCACAGGCTGCTGGACCATCCCCACCGTCTACCAGGTCCCGTTTTCCCTGGGGAACATCGATTTCAAGGGCACGGCACGAGACATCCTCGACAATGCCATTGAGCGTGCGTTTGGGCTGGATTGGCCGGAGAACCTCACCATAGAGCTTGTTCAGGGCTCAGCCCGGCAAACCCTGATCGAAGCCAGCCGCAACGCAACACTTCTGGTCCTGGGACGGCGGGGGTTTGGCGGATTCAAAGGACTACTGATGGGGTCCGTCAGCGCAGCCTGCGCAGCCCACGCCCATTGCCCGGTGGTCATTGTGCACGCAACTGCTGTATGA
- a CDS encoding VIT1/CCC1 transporter family protein: MSNLFGSHDNEPHTSNIAGRLNWLRAGVLGANDGIVSVAATVVGVAGVTNSPTPILVAGVAAVVGGAVSMALGEYVSVSSQRDSQRALIEKERLELATDPDGELAELTGLYQAKGLSTATAEQVALELTAHDALSAHLSAELNISQHEEANPWQAAYASAAAFAVGAILPLLAILLPPAEWRIPVTFLAVLLALALTGTLSAAIGGSSKTTSATRLVIGGALALAATYAIGTALGASGVI; the protein is encoded by the coding sequence ATGAGCAACTTATTTGGGTCCCATGACAACGAACCGCACACATCCAACATTGCCGGGCGCCTGAACTGGCTTAGGGCCGGGGTGCTCGGCGCCAACGACGGTATTGTCTCCGTCGCTGCAACCGTGGTGGGCGTGGCCGGGGTGACCAACTCACCCACCCCGATTCTGGTGGCAGGAGTTGCGGCGGTGGTGGGCGGTGCCGTTTCGATGGCCTTGGGTGAGTATGTTTCGGTGAGCAGCCAACGCGACAGCCAACGGGCACTCATCGAGAAGGAGCGTCTGGAATTGGCAACGGACCCGGATGGGGAACTGGCTGAACTCACAGGCCTCTACCAGGCCAAGGGCCTCAGCACAGCCACGGCGGAGCAAGTAGCCCTGGAGTTGACAGCCCATGATGCCCTGTCAGCACACCTGTCCGCAGAGCTCAATATTAGCCAACATGAAGAAGCCAACCCTTGGCAGGCCGCCTATGCCTCAGCGGCTGCCTTTGCCGTGGGGGCAATCCTGCCCCTGCTGGCCATCTTGTTGCCACCCGCGGAATGGCGGATCCCGGTGACGTTCCTCGCCGTCCTCCTGGCCCTTGCCCTCACAGGAACCCTCAGCGCGGCCATCGGCGGAAGCTCCAAAACCACCTCCGCAACCCGTTTGGTCATTGGCGGCGCCCTGGCGCTCGCTGCGACTTACGCCATAGGTACAGCCCTCGGGGCCAGCGGCGTTATTTAG
- a CDS encoding ferredoxin encodes MNEILHIDWTKCDGRGLCTELLPTVLGRDDWGYPLARHARGGDRTNVVIGPGDAQAARDAVSLCPKLALSLAQQQPRRS; translated from the coding sequence ATGAACGAGATACTGCATATCGACTGGACCAAATGCGACGGGCGCGGTCTCTGCACAGAACTGCTGCCCACCGTATTGGGCCGTGACGACTGGGGATACCCCTTGGCCAGACACGCCCGGGGCGGGGACCGCACCAACGTGGTGATAGGTCCTGGGGACGCACAGGCTGCCCGCGATGCGGTCAGCCTGTGCCCGAAACTGGCACTGAGCTTGGCTCAGCAGCAGCCTCGGCGCAGCTAA